The sequence AGAATGTCGGCGGTTATCTTGATATCCCGCGCTTCCTCGACAGCGATCATCCAGTCCGCAATGCGTTCGATGCGGAAGCTTACCTCGCCCGCCTTGGTGCCTTTCCAGCGCTGCTGGAGGGCGAGCTGGACCGGATCCAGTCGGCCCGCGGCATGGGCCTGGTGCCTCCTTCGTTCCTGCTCGACAAAGCGATCCGGCAGATGGAAACGCAGTTGGCGAGCCTGCGCGATGGCGGCGACCTGACGCGGTCTCTGGTGCGCCGCACCGCTACGATTCCAGGGGATTGGGAGGCGCGCGCCAAGGCTTTATCGACCGGACCAGTCGCAGCCGCTCTCGAACGCCAGTTGGCCGAACTCAAGCTGCAACGCACGCTCGCCACCAGCGACGCCGGCCTGTGGGCACGGCCGCGCGGCGATGAATGGTACGCTTGGGGCCTGTCTGCCAGCACGACGACCGCCCGCACGCCGGAGGAAGTCCACCAGATCGGCCAGGAACAGCTCGCGCTGCTGCATGGCCGGATGAACCCAATTCTACGTTCGCTTGGCTATACCAGCGGCACGGTGGGCGAACGGATGACCGCGCTGGGCAAGGACCCGCGCTTTACCTTCCCCAATGATGACAAGGGCCGGGCCGAGATCATTGCGCTCATGCAGTCAAAGGTCGACTATATGCGCGCCCAGGCGCCGCGCGCGTTTGGGCACCCGGTAAAGGGCAACCTGGAGATCCGCCGTCTGCCCCCGGCCGAGGAAGCTGGTGCGCCTGGAGCTTATGGCGGAGCGGGCTCGATCGACGGATCAATCCCGGGCAAGATCTGGATCAACCTTAGCACGACCGAGCTGCACAGCCGCTACAGCTTGCCAACCCTGGCCTTCCATGAAGGGATTTTCGGGCACGTCTGGCAGGGCGAATATGCCAACCGGCTCCCGCTGATCCGCACCTTGCTGGCCTTCAACGCCTATTCCGAAGGCTGGGCGCTTTATGCCGAGACGCTGGGCGATGAGTTGGGGGCCTACGAAGGCGATCCGGTCGGGCAGTTGGGCTACCTGCAGTCCATTGCCTTCCGTGCCTGCCGCCTGGTGGTCGATACCGGGCTACACGCCAAGCGTTGGACTCGCGAACAGGCGATTGACTGGTTTGCCAACACCAACGGTTCAGGCCGTGCCGAGGTTTCAAGCGA comes from Novosphingobium ginsenosidimutans and encodes:
- a CDS encoding DUF885 domain-containing protein — translated: MSLSRRQSLHLLGATATAAILPGCANRLAAASKPDSAAALLDSLAWQLIEQSPEGATSLGIDTGAHAALRGRLGDRSAAGQKATAAVLRRGLKQVEAINGEALDPDTRTSLAVVRSAFRTSLKGFDLPYGDVAVGGWRNTPYVVIQNVGGYLDIPRFLDSDHPVRNAFDAEAYLARLGAFPALLEGELDRIQSARGMGLVPPSFLLDKAIRQMETQLASLRDGGDLTRSLVRRTATIPGDWEARAKALSTGPVAAALERQLAELKLQRTLATSDAGLWARPRGDEWYAWGLSASTTTARTPEEVHQIGQEQLALLHGRMNPILRSLGYTSGTVGERMTALGKDPRFTFPNDDKGRAEIIALMQSKVDYMRAQAPRAFGHPVKGNLEIRRLPPAEEAGAPGAYGGAGSIDGSIPGKIWINLSTTELHSRYSLPTLAFHEGIFGHVWQGEYANRLPLIRTLLAFNAYSEGWALYAETLGDELGAYEGDPVGQLGYLQSIAFRACRLVVDTGLHAKRWTREQAIDWFANTNGSGRAEVSSEVDRYCSWPGQACGYKIGHSEILNQRDRAKAALGSKYDLRDYNDAVVGGGNVPLDVLAQNVDRYIAAKQG